The following coding sequences lie in one Eschrichtius robustus isolate mEscRob2 chromosome 10, mEscRob2.pri, whole genome shotgun sequence genomic window:
- the FBXO16 gene encoding F-box only protein 16 isoform X2, with the protein MMAFAPPKNIGGPKMQTKMSTWTPLNHQLLNNRVFEERRALLGKWFDKWTDSQRRRILTGLLERCSLSQQKFCCRKLQEKIPAEALDFTTKLPRVLSLYIFSFLDPRSLCRCAQVSWHWKNLTELDQLWMLKCLRFNWYINFSPTPFEQGIWKKHYIQMVKELHVTKPKTPPKDGFVIADVQPVTSSSPEEKPSPSSAFQSSSSLRKKNHPGEKELPPWRSSDKHPTDIIRFNYLDNCGPIEQSWQGRRKRHEMTPDFNRQSRDKKNKSQDRSKLRKAQLLFPLCKR; encoded by the exons ATGATGGCATTTGCACCTCCAAAAAACATAGGTGGTCCCAAAATGCAGACAAAGATGAGTACCTGGACACCCCTAAACCATCAGCTTTTGAATAACCGG gTATTTGAAGAAAGAAGAGCTCTGCTTGGAAAATGG tttgacAAATGGACAGACTCTCAAAGGAGAAGAATCCTGACAGGGCTGTTAGAACGCTGCTCCCTGTCACAGCAAAAGTTCTGCTGTCGAAAGCTTCAGGAAAAAATTCCAGCAGAAGCTCTGGATTTTACTACCAAGCTTCCAAGGGTGTTATCTTTATATATCTTTTCTTTCCTGGATCCCCGAAGCCTTTGTCGTTGTGCACAG gTGAGCTGGCATTGGAAGAACTTAACTGAACTGGATCAGCTCTGGATGCTCAAATGTTTACGGTTTAACTGGTACATCAATTTCTCTCCAACTCCCTTTGAGCAGGGTATATGGAAGAAACACTATATTCAAATGGTGAAAGAACTCCATGTTACCAAGCCCAAG ACACCTCCAAAAGATGGGTTTGTGATCGCTGATGTTCAACCAGTTACAAGCAGTTCTCCAGAGGAAAAGCCGTCCCCTTCATCAGCTTtccagtcctcttcctctttaagaaagaagaaccaCCCAGGGGAGAAAGAACTCCCACCCTGGCGATCCTCTGACAAACATCCAACTGATATCATTCGCTTCAATTACCTGGACAACTGTGGCCCCATTGAGCAAAGCTGGCAAGG aagaaggaaaagacaCGAAATGACCCCAGATTTCAACCGACAGTCAcgtgataagaaaaataaatcacaggACAGATCTAAACTCAGAAAAGCACAGTTACTG
- the FBXO16 gene encoding F-box only protein 16 isoform X3: MMAFAPPKNIGGPKMQTKMSTWTPLNHQLLNNRVFEERRALLGKWFDKWTDSQRRRILTGLLERCSLSQQKFCCRKLQEKIPAEALDFTTKLPRVLSLYIFSFLDPRSLCRCAQVSWHWKNLTELDQLWMLKCLRFNWYINFSPTPFEQGIWKKHYIQMVKELHVTKPKTPPKDGFVIADVQPVTSSSPEEKPSPSSAFQSSSSLRKKNHPGEKELPPWRSSDKHPTDIIRFNYLDNCGPIEQSWQGRRKRHEMTPDFNRQSRDKKNKSQDRSKLRKAQLLE; the protein is encoded by the exons ATGATGGCATTTGCACCTCCAAAAAACATAGGTGGTCCCAAAATGCAGACAAAGATGAGTACCTGGACACCCCTAAACCATCAGCTTTTGAATAACCGG gTATTTGAAGAAAGAAGAGCTCTGCTTGGAAAATGG tttgacAAATGGACAGACTCTCAAAGGAGAAGAATCCTGACAGGGCTGTTAGAACGCTGCTCCCTGTCACAGCAAAAGTTCTGCTGTCGAAAGCTTCAGGAAAAAATTCCAGCAGAAGCTCTGGATTTTACTACCAAGCTTCCAAGGGTGTTATCTTTATATATCTTTTCTTTCCTGGATCCCCGAAGCCTTTGTCGTTGTGCACAG gTGAGCTGGCATTGGAAGAACTTAACTGAACTGGATCAGCTCTGGATGCTCAAATGTTTACGGTTTAACTGGTACATCAATTTCTCTCCAACTCCCTTTGAGCAGGGTATATGGAAGAAACACTATATTCAAATGGTGAAAGAACTCCATGTTACCAAGCCCAAG ACACCTCCAAAAGATGGGTTTGTGATCGCTGATGTTCAACCAGTTACAAGCAGTTCTCCAGAGGAAAAGCCGTCCCCTTCATCAGCTTtccagtcctcttcctctttaagaaagaagaaccaCCCAGGGGAGAAAGAACTCCCACCCTGGCGATCCTCTGACAAACATCCAACTGATATCATTCGCTTCAATTACCTGGACAACTGTGGCCCCATTGAGCAAAGCTGGCAAGG aagaaggaaaagacaCGAAATGACCCCAGATTTCAACCGACAGTCAcgtgataagaaaaataaatcacaggACAGATCTAAACTCAGAAAAGCACAGTTACTG